The genomic interval CACCGTACGGCCCGCCGGACCGATCGCGGCGTCATCCGCATAGTACCTTGTCGAGCAAGACGTGCAGGTCAGGATCATGTTAACGATATGCCCATTAGCCCAGTAACTGTCCTTGGTGCATTGATTCTATTTAGCTTGTCCAGACATGCCGCGTCCGAACACTCCTGAAATAGACCTGTTCGAGCGCGGCGTACTCGTCCGCCTTTCGGGCGTAAACGCCGGCTACGGCGCCGCCACCGTTCTGGTGGGCCTTGAGTTCGAATCCCGCGCCGGCGAGGTAGCGTTGGTCACCGGTCCCGCTGCTGCCGGCAAGACTACGTTCATGCACCTCTTGCGGCTAGCGCTGGAGCCGCGTTCTGGACGAGCTGTAATTCTGGGCCAAGACGTCGGCCGCGCCCGCGCTCGGACACGCGCCGCGGTGAAGCGCCGGATTGGCTATGTGGCTGAAAACCCAGTGTTCATTGAGCAATGGACGGCGTTCGACAACATCGCCATGCCGCTGCGCATGCTTGGCAAGAAACCCCGCGAATATGCGGATGACGTGCGCGAACTTGTGGATTTCGTTGGCCTCAACGACGCCGCCGACCTGACCATCGAAAAACTTTCGGGTGCGGAACGGCATCGCGCCGCCATCGCGCGCGCGCTGGCCGCTAAGCCTGACTTGATCCTCGCTGACGACCCTACGGCGGGCATGTCGCCGGCTGACGGACGCCGCATCGTTCGCCTGTTGGCGGAGATGCGCCGGGTCGGCGCTGGCGTGGTGATCGCCAGCCAGGACGATTCTCTGGCCGACTGCGCGCCTCTGAACCACTGGCGGATGGACCGGGGCCGGCTCACGCCCGCCTTCGGCGTCCCCGCCCAGGCGGAGGCGATGGAATGATAAACGCGCTGACTGGCGTCGAGCGCGCCCTGTTCTGGACCTTGGCCTTCGCGGTTTTCGCGGCGGCGGCGGCGGGCCTGGCCGCGCGCGCCGTGGATCGGGTAGCGGCAAGCTATGAGGAAGCGCGCTCGAACTACGCCATCGTCCGCGTCATCGCCCCCGAGGGGCCTGCCGGCGTCGCTGGCGCTGAGTTGGCGCTGGCGCAGACGCCGCTAGTGACGAGCGCCGCTCCGATGACGGCGGGTCGTGCGGCGGCCCTGCTCGGCGGCGAGGTTCGGGCGGAGGATCTGCCGGAACTGCGCCTGATCGAAATCGAACTCGCGCCGATTGGCAGCCGAGTGGATGTTTCTGGCGACATTGTCGCCGTGCTGGCGCAAGGCGGCGTCACGGCCGAGGTGATCGAAGCGCCGAACGATTCCAGCGGCGCGGGGCTCGCGACACGCGTGCGGAATGCGGCGTTCTGGGGTTCCATCGCGTTTGCGCTGATCATGGCAGTTATCGTCTCGCTGGCGGCGCGCGGGCTCGCAGCGCGGCGGCGCGAGATGGTGACAGTGATGGCCGATCTCGGCGCGACGCGAAGCCAGACCGCCGGACGCATCGCGGATGAAGCGGCGGTGCTTGGGCTTTACGCTGGATTGGCGGGCGGCGCACTCGCGGCTGTCGCGGGTTTAATCGTTCTGTTCCTAGCCATTCCTGGTCTTTCGATTGATCAATTGCAGACAATGATTCTGCCGATCGATCTCGTTCCCGTTGCTGCTGCGCCGTTAGGTGCAGCGATTGCCGCGGGCGCCGGCGCGCGTGCAGCGGCGGGCTACTTTCACGGTCAGGCCGCGAGGCTCGGCTGATGCGCTCGATCGGCTTGTGGGCGATCGTGATCGCCGCGATCGCGTTCATCGTTGGCTTCTGGAATTTCGCGAACGACGTGCGCCAAGACGTGGTGGAAGAGCCGCCGCCGGCCGAGGCTATCGTCGCGCTGACCGGCGGCTCACTCGAGCGGCTCTCAACCGGCGTGCGTTTGCTGGAACAGCACAAGGGTCAGCGGCTGCTGATCTCCGGCGTCAACCGCATCGTCACCGACGCGGAATTGTTTGAAGTGCTGGAGTTGGATGGCGAACTCGCGGAATGCTGCGTCGATCTCGGTCGCAGCGCAGACGATACACTGGGCAACGCGGCCGAAACCGCGGCTTGGGCGCGCGAGCACAATTATACGCGGCTAATTCTCGTCACCGACGACTATCACATGCCGCGCTCGCGCGCGGAGCTGACGCTCGCGATGCCCGAAGTCGAGATCTATCCGTATCCGGTGCAAACGCGCTGGACGGATCCGGACCTCTGGCGCAGCGACATTGGCGCGGCGAGTCGGATTGGCGCGGAGTACGTCAAGTATCTCGTCATTCGCGGGCGCGAGGCTCTGATCGGCCTTGGCAGCAATGCAGAAGACGGCGATACCGAGCCCGCATGATCCTGCTGCGCTCGATTATTTTCGTCATTTGGTTCTATGGCACGATGGCCTTCTGGGGCCTGCTCTACATGCCCGCCGTGTTGCTCGGCCACGACCGCTTCATTTGGCATTCGATGCGGGGCTGGGGGAAGTCGACCGTTTGGGGGCTGCGTTGGATCGTTGGCGCGAAGATCAAGTTCGAAGGTCTAGAGCACGTCCCGAAAGGACCGGCGCTGATCGCGTCCAAACATCAAACCACGCTCGACACAGTGTTGCCGGTGCTGTTCGTTTCCGAGCCGGTGTTCGTTGTCAAAAAAGAACTGATCAAGATGCCGGTTTTCGGCTTCTACATGAAGCGCATGATCCCGGTTGATCGCGACGCAGGCGCAACGGCGCTGAAGAACATGCTGCGCGCGTCACGCGCCGCGATCGCGAAGGGACGCCAGATCGTCATCTATCCCGAAGGCACGCGCCAGGAATTGAACGCACCGCCGGATTACAAGCCAGGCATCGTCGCGATGTATCGCGATTTGAATCTGCCGGTGACGCCGATGGCGCTGAACACCGGCCTAGTGTGGAAACCGAGCGGCATCATTCGTCGGCCGGGAACCGTGACCATCAAATTCTTGCCGCCGATTCCGCCGGGGCTTTCGCGCGAAGATTTTATGCGGGAACTCGAAAACACGATTGAAACCGAAAGTCAGGCCTTGCTGCCGCCCGATCGGCGCCGCAGCGTGGCGGCATGAAGATACGCGGTCTTTGGCTCGCCGTTCCCTGGGTGCTGTTCATTCTCGCAGCGCTCGGATGGGTGTTTTACTGGAACTATCTCGCCGGCGAGAGCGAACGGCGCTTGCAAAGCTGGGTGACGCAACAAAACGCGTCCGGCGGATCGGCCGAGATCGGTCGCATCGTGCGCCACGGCTTTCCGGTGCTGATGCGTTTGGAGTTACAGAACGTCGCGTACGCCCCCGCGCGCGGAGGCTGGCGCGCCGCGACGCAGCGCGCTGACTTGAACGTCGATGTGCTGAACCCGCAGCACTTGATCCTTGAAGCGGAAGCGCCGATCGCGATTTCGCGCAGCAACGGCGCAGTCACCAACATCACCGCCGACAAACTGATAGCAAGCCTGCGTGCGTCGCGCCGCGCTCTCGCCGTGGCCGGCGTGGAAGCGGATAATCTGGTGCTGGATGATCCGGCGCAAGAAGGCGTGCTCAACGCCACAAAACTCGTCATCAATGTGCGCCCCGATGCGCGCGCGGCCGGCGAATACCAGCTCGCGTTCGACGCTCAGGCGCTGACCCTGCCGCGCCCGGTGCGCAGCTTCGAGGCGTTCGGTCAGAACGTCGCGCGCTTGCGCGCGGCGATCGTGATCGAGGATGGCGCGGCGCTGCTGGAGTCCTCGCGGAACGACCCACTCGGCCCGTGGCGTGAAGCGGGCGGACGCTTGCGCTTCGACGCGCTAGAACTGAACTGGGGACCGCTTGCGACGACCGGCACGGGCGAAGGCGGATTGGACGAACAGCGCCGCCTGAATGGCCGCCTAGTGCTTCCGGTCGAACGGCCAGCGCCTGTGCTGAACGCCATCGCCACCGGCCCGAACGTTGACGACGACGCGCGCCAAGCGCTGCAGTTGCTGGCCGCCGGCTATCTCGTGACAGGCGACGACATCACGCTCGATATCGGCGCCAACGACGGCTTGCTGAACATTGAAGGGCTGCCGGTGCGACCGCTGCCGCCGGTGTACTAGTTCTCGCGGCCCCAATTCGGAGCGGGCGTGTCTTGGCCCGCTTCGATGACTTCGCGGCGCATGCGACGGGCGCGGTCGAACAAATCGTAGAGCGTATCGCCTTCGCCCCAACGGATGGCGCGCTGCAGCGCCGCCAAGTCTTCCGAGAATCGGCCCAACACTTCGAGCACGGCTTCGCGGTTGTTCAAAAATACATCGCGCCACATCGTCGGGTCGGAGGCTGCGATGCGGGTGAAATCGCGAAAGCCGGAGGCGGAATATTTCACCACTTCGCTTTCGGTGACGCTCTCCAGATCCTCCGCCATCGCCACGATGTTAAACGCGATCAAGTGCGGCAGGTGGCTGACGACGGCGAGCACGACGTCGTGCCGTTCCGGGTCCATACGATCGACATTGGCGCCGAGTGCGCGCCAGAACTCTTCGACTTGGTCAACGGCCGCGCCATACCCTTCGCGCTCGTCGCCGGGCAACGGCGTGAGTATCTGCCAGCGATTGTGGAACAGGCTGGCGAAACCCGCGTCCGGCCCGGAATGCTCGGTGCCCGCGAGCGGATGGCCGGGTACAAAATAGACGTAGGTTGGGAGCAGCTCTGTGAGAGCGCTCACCACGGCCTGCTTCACCGAACCAACGTCGGTGACGATGGCGCCGATCTTCAGCCCTTGTTTGCACGCAGTGACGGCCTCAGCCATGGCGCCAACCGGCACGCAGAGCACAACAAGCTCAGCCTTCGCGACGGCCTCTTCCGGATCATCAATCACTTCGCCTAGGTCCAGTTCGCGCGCCCGCGCTCGCACGTCGGGGTTCGCGTCGTAAAGCTGGATCGTGTTGGCCGCGCCGAACTCACGCGCCGCGCGCGCGATCGACGCGCCGATCAAGCCAATGCCGATGATGGCGATACGGTCGTAGATCATGGCCATCAGATGCGCGCGTACGAGCCGAGGACACGGACGCCTTCGACGCCGTAGCTCGTCAGCGCGCCAGCGCGCGGATCGTTGACGGCGACGAAGCCTTCGATCCGCAACAGCACACGCGGCTCGGAGCGCGCCACTTCCTTGCCGGTCAGCCCCGCCTCGTTCAGCGCGCGCTGCGCGCGGTGATGTTGGTCGAATGCGATCAGCAAGGTGATGTCGTTGCCGGCTTGATCCGTCGGTGTCGCGGCGAAGACGCAGGCTTCTGGATCTTCCGTGGCGGGCCCAAGCAGCGGCAGGCCGGCGATAAGATGCAGGTCGTGGAAGCGCCGTTCCGAGAGCGCCGGCCACCACGAACCGACGCCTGGCGCCGCTGGCCACGGCGTGACCGCGACGCACGATTGCGGGTTCTCCGCAGCCTTCTGCAACGCGGCCTGCGGTTCCGCGACGTGCGAGATCCGCGTTCTCGAACCGAAATGACGGCGCGCCACGTCAAAAAGCCGCGTCGGGTCAGCGCGCCCGCCCCCGACAATCACATCGACAACCCGCTGCCGACGCACGTTCGCGCCGATCAAAGCGCGCCAAAGTTCAAGCACGAGCTCTCGTTCCAGCGGCGCCGGCGCCTCGGCAATCAGACGCCGCAGCATCGCCACTTCGCGCCCGCTACGGATCGGCAGGCCTTGCGGCGCCTTGGTCGTTGCGAGTTTGTCGGCCAATTGCAGGCGCTGCGCGAACAAGGACAGCAGCGTCTTATCGATGCCGTCGATGTCGCGCCGAATCAGGTCGAGCGGATCGCCTTCGGTCGGGGGGCCGAGATCGTTCATGAGGCGGACCTTAGGGACTTTCCTCACAGCCGCCAATGTCTGCGCGCTGCGCTTGTCATCAACAGCCGCCACTCACCCCGGGGGATGCATCGGCGCGGGCGAAGCCTGTACACTCGGCACATGATTCATGCAGCGGCAAAGATCCAGGCGGCCGGAGGCGTGCGGACGCTGGCGTTCGACGCCTCAGCGCCGCTGCAACTGGCGAACGGCGAACACGTCGCGCCCCTCACCGTCGCGTTCGAAACCTATGGTGCGCTCAACACCGATCGCACCAACGCCGTGCTGGTGTGCCACGCACTGACGACCGATCAGTTCGTGGCGAGCCCAAACCCGATCACCGGCCGCCCGGCGTGGTGGCCGCGCATCGTCGGCCCCGGCCGGCCTATCGACACCAATCGGTTCATTGTCATCTGCGCCAATGTCCTTGGCGGCTCGATGGGCACGACTGGTCCCGCAACGCTGGGTCCGGATCACCAGCCGAACGGCCTGCGCTTTCCGCCCATCACCATCGCCGACATGGTGCGCGCGCAATCGATGCTGATCGAAGCGCTGGGCATCGAGAGTTTGTTTCTGGTCATCGGCGCCGGCATGGGCGGTATGCAGGCGTTGAACTGGGTGAGCGCTTATCCGAAGCGCGCGTTCGCGTGCGTGACCGTGGCGGCGGCAGCGCGGCAATCGGCGACGAACATCGCCATCTCCGAGTTGGGCCGCCAAGCCGTGATGGCCGATCCGGATTGGCGCGGTGGCGGCTACACGGCGCACGGCGTGCGGCCGAGCAAGGGCCTCGCGGTGGCGCGGATGGCGGCGCAGGTCGCGAGCCTCTCTGAGCAAGGCGTGCGGTCGCGCATCGAAGACGCACGCCAACGTGAGCGCTTCAAGTTCGATGCCGACGTCGGCACGCACGGCGCGATTTTCGTCGAGCGCTTCGACGCCAACTCGTATCTCTATCTTTCCCGCGCCATGGACGGCTTCGACCTCGGCGCCGATTTCGGCGGCCGGTTGGCCAACGCGTTCCAGGGCGGCTCGACGCGGCACGCGGTATTCTCGTTCTCAAGCGATTGGCGCTTCCCTCCGGCGGATGGCCGCACTGTGGCGCGTGCGTTGATCGCGGCGGGCGCTGATACGTCGTTCGTCGAGATCGACAGCGAAAAGGGCCACGACGCCTATCTGCACGAAGAACCAGAGTTCGAGGCGACTCTAACCGGTTTTATCGATTCCGCCGCGTCGGCGCGCGGGCTTTCCTTGCAAGGCGGAGGCGCCTGATGGCCGCGCAGCTCGAACTGGTTCACGCCGCGCCACTCGATCTCGATGCGCGCCCGGGGCGTGGCGATCACGACATCATTGCGCGCATGGTCGATGACGGGGCGAGCGTCCTGGACGTTGGTTGTGGCGATGGCGCGCTGATGCAGACGCTGACGCGCCAAAGCAAAGCGCGCGTGCGCGGACTGGAGCGTGACAAGGCAAAAGTGCGCGGCTGCGTGGTGCGCGGGCTCTCCGTGGTTCAGGGCGATGCGGAATCGGACCTGGCCGAATTTCCCAGCGCGTCCTTCAACTACGTGGTGCTCTCGCACAGCCTGCTGGCAATGGCGCGGCCGCGCGACGCGTTGCGCCAAGCGGGCCGCATTGGCGAGCGCGTGATTGTCTCGGTCGCCAATGCCGGGTTCTGGCGCACGCGGTTCAAACTGGCGACGAGCGGACGCGTGCCGCCGCAACGTGGCGCGAAATGGTCCGACGGCGACTTGTACCGCAGCTGCAGCTTGCGCGACTTCGCGGAGCTGGCGCGAGAGATGCGCTTCGGCATCGAGACTGCGGTGCCGCTGACGCAAGGCCGCCCTGGCGCGCCGTTCGCCAAGACGCTGTGGCGCGCGAATGTCTTCGCTGAAGAGGCCGTGTTCTTGCTCGCGCCATGAAGCGCCTCATCATCTGTTGCGATGGAACGTGGCAACGCCTCTATGGCGATAGTCTCACCAATGTTGCGCTGACCGCTCGCGCTGTCTCCTCACGCGATGGCCAAGGCCGGCCGCAGATCGTTTATTACTCTGCGGGCGCCGGCGCCTCGCTCAGCGGTCTCAACCTCTGGAACGGCATGACGGGCGATGATCTCGACGATCATCTGCTGGACGCTTGGCTCTTCATCAATCTGAACTACGAAGCCGGCGATCAGCTCTACCTGTTCGGCTTTTCGCGCGGCGCCTACACGGTGCGGAGCCTGGCGGGGCTTTTGCGCAAAGTCGGCGTGCTACGGCGAGAGAGCGTGGACAAGGCGCGTGCAGGTCTAGACCTCTACCGCAACAAGGCGTTCGCCGCCGATAGTCCGGAAACCGAACGTTTCCGAACGGCGCACGCCATCGCCTGGCCGCGCCTCACCGCGCCCTTCACTGCGCCGCCAGTGGATTTGCGCATTCGATATCTCGGTGTGTGGGACACAGTCGGCGCATTGGGCATCCCGCGGCTGTTGCCGATCTCGATCGGCATGAACAAGCAATACGAGTTTCACGATACCGCGCTATCGCGCTCCGTTGAGTTCGCGCGTCACGCCGTCGCGATCGATGAGCGCCGCGCGCCGTTCAAGCCAACGCTGTGGAGCAATGTCGAGAACTTCAACACGC from Terricaulis silvestris carries:
- a CDS encoding ATP-binding cassette domain-containing protein, which translates into the protein MPRPNTPEIDLFERGVLVRLSGVNAGYGAATVLVGLEFESRAGEVALVTGPAAAGKTTFMHLLRLALEPRSGRAVILGQDVGRARARTRAAVKRRIGYVAENPVFIEQWTAFDNIAMPLRMLGKKPREYADDVRELVDFVGLNDAADLTIEKLSGAERHRAAIARALAAKPDLILADDPTAGMSPADGRRIVRLLAEMRRVGAGVVIASQDDSLADCAPLNHWRMDRGRLTPAFGVPAQAEAME
- a CDS encoding YdcF family protein, which gives rise to MRSIGLWAIVIAAIAFIVGFWNFANDVRQDVVEEPPPAEAIVALTGGSLERLSTGVRLLEQHKGQRLLISGVNRIVTDAELFEVLELDGELAECCVDLGRSADDTLGNAAETAAWAREHNYTRLILVTDDYHMPRSRAELTLAMPEVEIYPYPVQTRWTDPDLWRSDIGAASRIGAEYVKYLVIRGREALIGLGSNAEDGDTEPA
- a CDS encoding lysophospholipid acyltransferase family protein; protein product: MILLRSIIFVIWFYGTMAFWGLLYMPAVLLGHDRFIWHSMRGWGKSTVWGLRWIVGAKIKFEGLEHVPKGPALIASKHQTTLDTVLPVLFVSEPVFVVKKELIKMPVFGFYMKRMIPVDRDAGATALKNMLRASRAAIAKGRQIVIYPEGTRQELNAPPDYKPGIVAMYRDLNLPVTPMALNTGLVWKPSGIIRRPGTVTIKFLPPIPPGLSREDFMRELENTIETESQALLPPDRRRSVAA
- a CDS encoding DUF2125 domain-containing protein, which codes for MKIRGLWLAVPWVLFILAALGWVFYWNYLAGESERRLQSWVTQQNASGGSAEIGRIVRHGFPVLMRLELQNVAYAPARGGWRAATQRADLNVDVLNPQHLILEAEAPIAISRSNGAVTNITADKLIASLRASRRALAVAGVEADNLVLDDPAQEGVLNATKLVINVRPDARAAGEYQLAFDAQALTLPRPVRSFEAFGQNVARLRAAIVIEDGAALLESSRNDPLGPWREAGGRLRFDALELNWGPLATTGTGEGGLDEQRRLNGRLVLPVERPAPVLNAIATGPNVDDDARQALQLLAAGYLVTGDDITLDIGANDGLLNIEGLPVRPLPPVY
- a CDS encoding prephenate/arogenate dehydrogenase family protein, which encodes MAMIYDRIAIIGIGLIGASIARAAREFGAANTIQLYDANPDVRARARELDLGEVIDDPEEAVAKAELVVLCVPVGAMAEAVTACKQGLKIGAIVTDVGSVKQAVVSALTELLPTYVYFVPGHPLAGTEHSGPDAGFASLFHNRWQILTPLPGDEREGYGAAVDQVEEFWRALGANVDRMDPERHDVVLAVVSHLPHLIAFNIVAMAEDLESVTESEVVKYSASGFRDFTRIAASDPTMWRDVFLNNREAVLEVLGRFSEDLAALQRAIRWGEGDTLYDLFDRARRMRREVIEAGQDTPAPNWGREN
- a CDS encoding chorismate mutase, with product MNDLGPPTEGDPLDLIRRDIDGIDKTLLSLFAQRLQLADKLATTKAPQGLPIRSGREVAMLRRLIAEAPAPLERELVLELWRALIGANVRRQRVVDVIVGGGRADPTRLFDVARRHFGSRTRISHVAEPQAALQKAAENPQSCVAVTPWPAAPGVGSWWPALSERRFHDLHLIAGLPLLGPATEDPEACVFAATPTDQAGNDITLLIAFDQHHRAQRALNEAGLTGKEVARSEPRVLLRIEGFVAVNDPRAGALTSYGVEGVRVLGSYARI
- the metX gene encoding homoserine O-acetyltransferase MetX; its protein translation is MHAAAKIQAAGGVRTLAFDASAPLQLANGEHVAPLTVAFETYGALNTDRTNAVLVCHALTTDQFVASPNPITGRPAWWPRIVGPGRPIDTNRFIVICANVLGGSMGTTGPATLGPDHQPNGLRFPPITIADMVRAQSMLIEALGIESLFLVIGAGMGGMQALNWVSAYPKRAFACVTVAAAARQSATNIAISELGRQAVMADPDWRGGGYTAHGVRPSKGLAVARMAAQVASLSEQGVRSRIEDARQRERFKFDADVGTHGAIFVERFDANSYLYLSRAMDGFDLGADFGGRLANAFQGGSTRHAVFSFSSDWRFPPADGRTVARALIAAGADTSFVEIDSEKGHDAYLHEEPEFEATLTGFIDSAASARGLSLQGGGA
- a CDS encoding methionine biosynthesis protein MetW; this encodes MAAQLELVHAAPLDLDARPGRGDHDIIARMVDDGASVLDVGCGDGALMQTLTRQSKARVRGLERDKAKVRGCVVRGLSVVQGDAESDLAEFPSASFNYVVLSHSLLAMARPRDALRQAGRIGERVIVSVANAGFWRTRFKLATSGRVPPQRGAKWSDGDLYRSCSLRDFAELAREMRFGIETAVPLTQGRPGAPFAKTLWRANVFAEEAVFLLAP
- a CDS encoding DUF2235 domain-containing protein — encoded protein: MKRLIICCDGTWQRLYGDSLTNVALTARAVSSRDGQGRPQIVYYSAGAGASLSGLNLWNGMTGDDLDDHLLDAWLFINLNYEAGDQLYLFGFSRGAYTVRSLAGLLRKVGVLRRESVDKARAGLDLYRNKAFAADSPETERFRTAHAIAWPRLTAPFTAPPVDLRIRYLGVWDTVGALGIPRLLPISIGMNKQYEFHDTALSRSVEFARHAVAIDERRAPFKPTLWSNVENFNTPGAPVRVAQSWFPGDHGGVGGGPCRGLSNCALLWVLEGAEQAGLTLSREPGSVLSNCLAEIDPITCSVRSNNRPSLMNVLGARWRKGLTRFEDMHETARLRWAANASYRPAPLAPFADDIMNAVREERAA